The region GATCGCGCTGTCGACCGGTGTCGCGTTGAGCCATCAAATGTATTCGGGCGTGGCGCTGCTGGGCATTTGCGACAAGATCGTGCCCGGCCTGATGATAGGTGCGCTGCGTTTCGGCCATTTGCCCGCCGTTTTCGTGCCATCTGGCCCGATGCCTAGCGGGATTGCCAACAAGGAAAAACAGCGAGCCCGCCAGCTTTATGCAGAAGGCAAGGCGACCCGCGCCGAACTGCTCGAAAGCGAAAGCGCCAGCTATCATTCGCCCGGTACTTGTACCTTCTTCGGCACCGCTAATTCGAACCAGATGATGATGGAGATGATGGGGATGCACATCCCCGGCAGCGCCTTCATCCAGCCCGGCACAAAATTGCGCCAAGCGCTGGATCGCGCCGCGGTGCATCGCTTGGTCGAGCTAGCCGGGACGCGTGAACGCAAGATGGCAAAGATGGTTGACGAAAAAGCGATCATCAACGCTGCCGTCGGCCTGCTCGCCACCGGCGGATCAACCAACCACGCGATCCATATCCCCGCAATGGCTCGTGCAGCGGGCGTTCAATTCGATTGGAATGATCTCAGCGAGCTTTCCAGCGTCGTGCCGCTGATCGCGCGCGTCTATCCCAATGGCGAAGGCGATGTGAATCATTTCCATGCCGCAGGCGGGATGGGATATGTGATCCGCGAATTGCTCGACGCAGGTCTGGCGCACCGCGACATCCTGACCGTGTGGGATGGCGATCTTTCGGCATACGGTAAAGAACCAGGCCTCGACGAGAATGACGAGCTCGTCTGGCGCGAGGTCGGGTCAAGCGGCGATGAAACCATGCTCAAACCCGCCAGCGATCCGTTTCAGGCCGATGGCGGCATGCGGCTGGTACAAGGCAATCTGGGCCGCGGCTGTTTCAAGTCCTCCGCAGTTGCCAAAGAACGCTACACTGTCGAGGCACCGTGCCGCGTATTCGAAGATCAGCCTTCTGTCGCAGCGGCGTTCAAAGCGGGCGAGCTGGACAAGGATGTTGTGGTCGTGGTCCGTTTCCAGGGACCGCGCGCCAATGGCATGCCCGAATTGCACAGCCTGACGCCGCCGCTCGGCGTCTTGCAGGATCGCGGGTACCGCGTTGCGCTGGTGACTGATGGCCGCATGTCGGGCGCATCGGGCAAGGTCCCCGCCGCGATTCATGTCACACCCGAAGCGCTCGGCGGCGGACCGCTGGCCAAACTGCGCGATGGAGACATTGTGCGTGTATGCGCAACGACCGGCGAGCTTTCGACCACCGCCGATCTCGACAGCCGGGCACCCGTGCCCGATCCAGCGGCGGATGTGGGCGTAGGGCGTGAGCTTTTCGCCATGTTCCGCAATCTGGCAGACGGCGCGGAGCAAGGCGGCAGCGCGATGCTGAAAACAGCGGGGCTTTGATGAGCGGCGGCGTAACCGAGATCGTTACCGTCGATATCGGCGGCACACACGCGCGCTTTGCCTTGGCTCAGATCGCCGCCGATGGCGCGATTACGCTGGACGAGCCCGAAACACTAAACACCAGTGATCATGCGAGCTTTCAGACTGCATGGGAGGATTTCCGCAAACGCAAGGGCGGCTCGCTTCCGTCTGCTGTCACTATGGCTGTCGCCGGGCCGGTAAAGCACGATC is a window of Altererythrobacter rubellus DNA encoding:
- the edd gene encoding phosphogluconate dehydratase, which gives rise to MSELNSTIAKVTARVIEKSRDSRQSYLDLMDREADRMPDMNAVSCSNLAHAFAGAVEDQETLRQGTSPNIGIVSAYNDMLSAHQPYGRYPERLKVYAREVGATAQVAGGTPAMCDGVTQGEDGMELSLFSRDVIALSTGVALSHQMYSGVALLGICDKIVPGLMIGALRFGHLPAVFVPSGPMPSGIANKEKQRARQLYAEGKATRAELLESESASYHSPGTCTFFGTANSNQMMMEMMGMHIPGSAFIQPGTKLRQALDRAAVHRLVELAGTRERKMAKMVDEKAIINAAVGLLATGGSTNHAIHIPAMARAAGVQFDWNDLSELSSVVPLIARVYPNGEGDVNHFHAAGGMGYVIRELLDAGLAHRDILTVWDGDLSAYGKEPGLDENDELVWREVGSSGDETMLKPASDPFQADGGMRLVQGNLGRGCFKSSAVAKERYTVEAPCRVFEDQPSVAAAFKAGELDKDVVVVVRFQGPRANGMPELHSLTPPLGVLQDRGYRVALVTDGRMSGASGKVPAAIHVTPEALGGGPLAKLRDGDIVRVCATTGELSTTADLDSRAPVPDPAADVGVGRELFAMFRNLADGAEQGGSAMLKTAGL